Proteins from one Anopheles nili chromosome 2, idAnoNiliSN_F5_01, whole genome shotgun sequence genomic window:
- the LOC128728243 gene encoding nephrin-like: protein MCNGKWLSVVGIVLLGAFLPTGCALQVITEPSGEVTVAEGQKNVNLLCLVEEPVDFCIVKVPGAPAPFAASDKLPAPVEGIRFYGLGWSKGSCGITIDTIKPTHDGPFECTVSVKGQTYKGQIDITVSGEAVAPEPPQIELASNVDSRNGEFEFGKKVTMRCVSRNGWPGAKLSWYLDGVKLTDDVGAEFSETSNRRTTVEQIYRRAIAVEDNRKQVTCRAEHPAYPGGFMETSLPIKLKKVYTNDKQEVQKEETSELKKPKAPKLVVSSEVSQRDGAFKAGSNLVVQCVSQDGNPPAGFLWFLNDQLIYEGLSAPFISRSSRGNTVQQTLTYRLKPTDAGKTLICKARHPEGSQETRLPISTYN, encoded by the exons ATGTGCAACGGAAAGTGGCTCTCGGTGGTTGGGATCGTGCtgttgggtgcatttttgccaACCGGTTGTGCGCTTCAGGTGATAACAGAACCGTCCGGTGAGGTAACCGTCGCTGAGGGTCAGAAGAACGTCAACCTGCTCTGTCTCGTGGAGGAACCGGTGGATTTTTGCAT CGTAAAGGTCCCAGGAGCTCCAGCACCATTCGCAGCCAGCGATAAGTTACCAGCCCCGGTGGAAGGCATTCGATTTTACGGACTCGGCTGGAGTAAGGGATCCTGTGGCATCACGATCGACACGATCAAACCGACCCATGATGGACCATTTGAGTGCACCGTTTCCGTCAAGGGTCAAACCTACAAGGGCCAGATCGACATAACGGTCTCAGGTGAAG CAGTTGCCCCCGAACCACCGCAGATTGAGCTGGCAAGCAACGTGGACAGCCGCAATGGGGAGTTTGAGTTTGGCAAGAAGGTCACGATGAGGTGTGTGTCCCGTAATGGATGGCCTGGTGCGAAGTTATCCTGGTATCTGGACGGTGTGAAGCTGACGGATGACGTGGGCGCCGAGTTTTCGGAGACTTCCAACCGCCGGACGACGGTGGAGCAGATCTACCGACGTGCGATCGCCGTCGAGGATAACCGCAAGCAGGTGACGTGTCGTGCAGAACATCCGGCATATCCTGGTGGCTTTATGGAAACGAGCCTGCCGATCAAGCTGAAGAAAG TGTACACCAACGACAAGCAGGAGGTTCAGAAGGAAGAAACATCGGAGCTTAAAAAGCCCAAAGCTCCCAAACTGGTCGTTTCTAGCGAGGTTTCCCAGCGCGATGGTGCTTTCAAAGCCGGCAGTAATTTGGTGGTGCAATGCGTCTCACAGGACGGTAACCCACCGGCAGGATTCCTGTGGTTCCTGA ACGACCAGCTGATCTACGAAGGACTCTCAGCGCCCTTCATCAGTCGATCCAGCCGAGGAAATACGGTCCAGCAGACGCTCACGTATCGGCTTAAGCCCACGGATGCTGGCAAAACGCTCATCTGCAAGGCTCGCCATCCGGAAGGCAGCCAAGAAACGCGGCTACCGATCAGCACCTACAACTAG